TTGAAACCTCTTTGTATTAAATGCTTATACTATACATATTAACGTTATGCCTAAGTGGCATACTACATGGCCTCAGAAATCTCCTGGaaacaagaaaataatattCCCTTCAACTTACAGGCAGGGAGAAGTCCAAATATTTTAAGCTCTCTGTGCTCAGCTTCTGTCTTCTGACAAGACTTGCCCTTTCACATCTGAAAACAGGACTTTATTTCTGTTCCTTGGACCCTGCCATGCTGACCACAGACACACAACATTGGAGTGCACTCCTTGGATGCAGAAGCTGTAGTCTGGGACATCAGGAAGAGATCTGGCAAGTCACATAAGCAATACCATCAAGGAATTATTGGACTAGAGATGGTAGGCACCACAaactcttcttcctcctccttcctctgccagcagcttcTCTGAGGACTGGACCCACCAGCCTACCCTAGGATCTGTTGGATCAGATTCCCTAACTGAGGAAGCAGCTGCCCCGAGGGACCTGAGCCTTCTGAACTGCTCAGCACTTTCCCTGGAGCACACACTGATCTTATCCATGTGGGATCTGTGAACTAGAAAAGGTGCCCATACTTACATAGACTTACTTCATGTTTGCAGATTGTGTGTCTTGAAATGGCTTTATTAAGGAACCAATTGTTATTATATTTGAATAGCAGTGAGAACTTGGTGTTGTTAATAATAGGACTTTGATCATGAATTCCATTGCTtcatatttcatttttgttttcaacAAATTTCTTCCAGAAAAACATATCATCTTATATTCCTTTAAGAGAGGGATATAACTTATTAGTGGCTTGTCTACTTGGTCTGTTTTTCTTCATGAACCTGGTTCCTAGGTTTCAGAAAGACTTAAAATTTTCCCTCAAACCTATACATCTTGAAGACTGTATGAACTGATTGAGACTCTTTTCCTTCCCAGAGGCTAGAATAGCCTGTATTCCTGTACTCTGAGGTTTTGTTGGTGGAGCTGTGCATTGGAAGACTGCAACTTCAGGGTCAAATGGAACTCTAACTTGGCAGATGACACAGTTTTGTCACTTACGTAtgcattttgttttacagaTTAATATATAAAGGAACAATTAATCTTTACTTCCATTTTCAGgctcaaaaaaaatcaaagaccCTGCTGCTGACATTTGTTAGCTGAAGTAACTTACCATGTTTTGTAAAGTAAGACATTTAAACAAAAGGAAAGCATCTGCAGTGCAGGAATAATGGCTTATAATAAATGTTTTtggaataaaattattattttgctcAGAACATTAGTATTGGCTATCCCAGGACATCTTTCAAGTACCACTGTCCTTAGAGCCCTGAGAATGATGCCTAAGCATTCATTTCAGTCTGCCAAAGGCATGTGGGAGGTCAGgataagaaataaaagaatcaGTGGGAAGCCCAATGTAATAATGAAGACTTCCTCGAAGGCAGAGAACAAATGGGACATAACTCCATGTTTGAGTGGTATTTCTGCTCCTGGCTCCTATGGTGCTGCTCTTGAAGGGCTGAGTCCTGATCTGGGTGAAGGCTCTCACCCTGAGCATTCAGGACAGGACTACTCCCTCTTTTGCAGAGTCTGCTTTGAGTAGGGTCTCATTTTATATGTTTGGACTATGGAGTAGAGTCCTGCCATAAACCACAATGTCAAGAGTGACTGTGCTCTCCAACATAATGTTAAGGTCAAAAGCAGAGGTGCCATGTGGTGTATGATCCAGTCAGAGGGAGCTCCTCAGAGCATAGGCTGGAATTTGGATGTGCAAAATGGACATTAATAAGATATTTGCCACCTAACTCCATTTAAGGCCTAAACTTAGTCTTCCCAGGCTACTTATTCAAAGGcttttttctgaatttctagCTGGAAATTCTGTAGAATTTCAGCCGATATGAGTATGCAGTGCATATAGATGTTAAATGTGTTTAGCTCTCTTTTTCATAGCACACAAAATTAAAACTTCCAAAACTATAATTTTCTGCCCCCCAAAAGCCACCAGTGCAACTTTGTGATTTGTTTCATCTGTAGTGCAGGGATGATGATACCTTGCTTTTGGTAGAcaaaaatgataataaaaatcCAAATGAGACACACACAGCCTAATCCTGGAAAAGGATGACATATGGAAATATTATATAACTCACCTGTAAACTTCTTTTTGATGTGGGCTATAAAACTTCTGGGTCAATCACTTCCCAGCCTTTTCCTAGCTATAGTAAATTTGGGTAGTAGAAGATTGATAAGTTAAAGGAAGCGATTCTTCCCTATGTTACACACTCATGAATACTCTTCTCTACCTCTGAAAGACAGATAAAGACCATGCAATAATTAATGTCTGTTCTAAAAAGAGCTCTAGAAGTTCTTGAGAAGTGTTAGCATTTATTTCTGAGGAAAAGTGATTGCTTATGTGATTAGAGATGCACTAGACACATACCTAAATAAAGTTAGAAGGTAAAATTCCTTGGATATCAGAGAAGTGTCCCTACAATCCTCTCATTTTGTAAGCTAACAACACCTTTTTAGCTACTTATAGCTTAATGGTAGGGTTTTAATAATGAGGGCCATGAAGAAGGTGAAGCATCTCCTTGGAGGTGCATAGATAAAGGACAACAACAGACATAATTTGCAGAATTCTGACTAGATAtacaagggggaaaaaaaatcactgtatGGGTGGTCAAATAATGGACCAAGTTCTACAGAGAAGATGTGGAATCACCATCCATGGAGATACTTAGAACTCAACCAAATGTGTCTCTGAGCAAATAACTGGATAATTCCCtagctggactggatgatctccagagcttccttccaacctaaatttctgtatgattctatgattatgATTACATGAAGACCGCTTTCACATTCACATGTACCATGTGATGCCACTGTGTGAGCTCATATCAGCCCCTTGATATCACAATATCAGTCTTTTGGAGTTATTTTCTGTTCTTATTTTACACTATGTCAATTCTCACAGACACTGAGAATTTTTAAGTCAGATAATTGTGTTTGCTGACCTACCCTAAGCATGACAATGGTCATATGTTAAATATGATTTAATTAACTGGTTTTTTGGGAGACCTTACCTAGTAAGGCTTGATAGCAAGATTGCTATTTTTTCACAGCAAATGTGGCTTTATAACTACTAAAGCTAGTGCTACCTGTATTGTGAAGAGTTTTGCCATTTTTGGCCTATCTAGATGGCCTCTTATTCTGGTGGAGATACTTTGGAAGTGTCTTGGAATATCTGTATCAGTTATAGGCAGCTTGCATGTATTTCTTCTTGggtgaaatgaaaaatttaattatacgaaaaaaatgcaaattgctGCCAACTGTGTTAACTGTGAGAGAGTTGCATTATCTTCTAACATAAATTGTCAGTGAATTGAAGAAAAGACGTTTTGGAAGCTGATCTGATTACTGTCAGGGAAAGTGCTCAAACTCAATTGTTGGCAAATGTCCAGTACCCATCACTGAACGATCATCACCTCATCATTCAGTCTTCTCAACTGACATGCAAAACAACATCCAAATATTCATTGCACATCTGTGCTGGACAGATTATGCATTAGCAATTCAAATCAATTCAATGTACAGGCAGTTTCTGTAAAGGCGTCTGTTTGGGTGAGATGCCTTGTTGTCTGGGATGGATAATAAGGCAACTCTGTCTAATCTTGGAGAACAATCAGCCCATCTTGAGAAGGTGACTGACTACGTATGCTCTTGCCCTGACAGCGCTAGAACAATGCCCCCATAATGCACTTGACTCAGCTGGTAATAAAATCTACTTTTGATTAGCAGCCATGGCTTGTGTCAATCACTGCGTGATGTACCATTGTCCTCTGGTCCTGAACACAGTTTATTTACAGGGAAACAAAAGCTTTTTGGAtatggctgctgcccagagatTGCAAAGTAGATTGAGCTGTCAGCCTCACACACTAGATGAAGATTAATGAGTTGTGCAGACAATAAATATGAAGCAATGACCATAAATATGCTAATAGGTATTATCCATATACACTATAATTGctacaaaaattaaaaagtagtGTAAAGGAAATAGGTCAGAGGGTGACAGATAGATAATCTTGGATGCTGAAGATCTTTGGTTCAGTCAGATTCTCTACAGGTTTATTTCCTTCAATTAGACCCTTCAAAAGATTAATTGTTTAAAAGCTGTTTGAATAATCTCTTTTGAAACAGAGGTTTATGGGAAAATGTTTATGAAAAAGTGACTTCAATGAACGTgttattgaaataaaaaaggTGAGTACCAAAAGCAGAGATTAATGTCTCTGATCAGCTGCCCAGCTTCACTGTGAGGTAAATATTTCTAAGTGTCACACTAGTGGGGACTGCAAGGAAAACATACCAAAGACTAAGGTCCTTCCAAGCAAAATATAGAAGATATATAGAAGATATTGCCTGCAGATCTGATTGCATTGGTTTGTTTGATGTTTTCATCTTAGCctatctttcctttttttctttcttttttttcctttttaatttaagAAGAGAAGAATGCCCACCACTCAGATTTTCAGAGTACTTCCAATCCAGCCTCTGGCTTTCCAATTCCTTTCAAAGAGCACATAGCCTAGATTTTTGACACCTATGGGTTTCATTTGTACTTGAAACTCAGAGAGTTAAACTGTTAGCTCTGTATTTAAGTGTTCCAGCACCTAAGGCTACTGAAATTGTTGTGACACTGAAAATAAGAGCAGTCATACTCTTGGTATTCATGGCTTTGACTCCATGGTCTATCAGGCTTAGAAGGGCCACTGGATGCTTTTCAGGTCAGCTCACACCACCCAACCCCTCAACAATTTTTTGTTTCCGGAATGGGGAAGTTAACTTACAAGGTACAATTTACTGTTATGATGCCAAGCTCTGTGATAAAACTgaattgttttgggttttggttttttctctttccacacTTCAACTCGAAGTTGCACCATTTAGGTCTTAAAGTATCACTGCTTGGATTTTGACAAATAATCCACAAAGACTTACAACTGCCTGACTGCTTCTGTGCCAGCTTCCTTGAAAGCACAGCTGAACATTAACTACACTTGCCTAATATCTTGGAAGTCACCTTTTCTAACTATAAATGCCattaaaacaaagcacaaaaaaaaaaaaaaaaagaagggagggAACCATTCAGGAAAATGTCTCACACAAAGCTGCTCAGTGAAAGGAGAAGCACACCTTTCTGGAAGAATCAACGGAGAGAGAGGACCTCTGGAAGCTGCAGGCTCAAGAACTGTGTTCTTGTTCCCAATCCCACTTCAGCAGTGCCACTGTGTCTTTCTAAATTGGAGGCTGTGATGTCAATGCCTCACATTGCCGGGGCACAGCAAGGTGCTGTCCCACCAAGGGAGGTGAGCACAGCAGATCCAGAGATGATAAGGCAGATAGAAAGTAGAGTCCAAATCATTGGGCAAGTTTGTAGGGTGAAGTCCAAGGCTTCCCTTGAATCCCTCCAGTAGCTTTCCTTTCCTTATTACACTGAGTTTCTTCATCTTATTTTTATGAGACTtctagtaatttttttctgtccttgCTTATGTCTCTGCCAATCTGAATTGCCTTgagacactttttttttaataaaactttCATTCTGTctagttttaattatttttagttAAACAACTTTGTGTGTGTCCATTATGATTTGTGGTTTAGGACTGAGTAAATTGTCACTTCATATAGAGTCTCTGCAGCTTGTAAAGCCTTCATTTCCTTGGCTTTGCCAGACTTTACCATCATTTCCTAATGGGTTGTTTGcaatattaaataaattataCTAACAAAACAGTGAAGGATTTTACTATTTTTGAAGGAGGGTTCTGCAGCAATACGTACagaaaaaatgacatttttggttttattgtgaCTTTTAAGAAGGCCGGTAGCATTCACTGTCTTATTCTTATGGGGAATTTTTAACTGCATTTAAGCTTCAACTTAAGATATTTTAtaacattaattaattaaaatgatACATGAGGAACCTGAGAAATTATGGGTTAAGGATACACCATAATTACGGAAGCAAGTAGAGTAGAAAGCAAAAATAGCTGGCATTAGAATTAAGGAAACTAACATATATGAATTAAAGAAAAGTTGAATGAAAGAGAAGAGTTAAAAGATCACTGCTGCTTAGGGGTACATGGGCCAGATATCCCACTGCTCAGATAAATAGCACATATAAGAGGAGAGGAACAGACTTCATAGCCTTTGTTCTATAAACTACCATGTACAAGATATAGACATCACACTATTGTGAAAACACTATAGTTTTGTTCTGTATATTCCCTCTTTGAGAAGCATTCCTGTGGTATTGTGAGCTAATCAGATATTCTTCTTTACCTAAGGGAGGTCCATGGATTTTTAATGAGCCTTATTTAAACTCCTGGCTAAGAAAGGCTGTGATAAAGGCATGTGTGCCATTTGCAATGGCCTGTTCATTAAAGGCAGAGGCTCTGCTTTAGAGGGACTTGCATGAAGAAGAACAAAGCATCTGTGCCAATCTGCTCATATGACACAAGGTCCCCTCATGGTTCCTTCCGTATAGAAATTAATTCCAACCATCCATTGTTAGCTAGGTTCTGATTTCCAGCTCTGTGTGAACCAGTGTTTTCAGGGGTAGCTGTACCACAGCTGAACTCGGGGTGTGGTAACCAACCCACCTGAAGTCTCTGCATGCCACCACTTTACTGCCTTTTTGTCTCTTATCTTTACTCAGAGTTGTAGGAATACTTAAAACTTTTTACAGATGTAATTGAGTGCAATAGGGTGCAATGCAAAAGAGTTAAGAAGCAGAGCTTTCAGCTGCTTCAGTTGCCAAGCAATGACTCCTGCACCAGTAATTTATTTTAGTATCACAAGAGGAAATTACTTGGTTTGCCTAAATTCCATCTtggcaacagcaacaaaaagacCTATTGATAAAGTTCAGTTTTGTTTCCTGGCTGAGAAAAAGTTTCAGTTTCTATTCTCCCTTACCGTGGCAGCAGTTTCATTTCTTCTTTATCAGCTGGAGAGTGTATAAAAAGATGGGCTGAGCAGTCCCTGAGCAGTCCCTGGGTGCTTCCCTGGAATTCTCACCAGCAGCAAGCAGCATGTCTGACCAGAACGTTCGCAACGCTGGCTTCACTCCTTCTGGGATCACAGGAGGATCCCTTGCTTCATCACTGATGTCCCAAGAAGCCAGAGCCTCTGGGGGAGGTGTGCCTTCTGGTGGCCCCACTTCTACTCTCCAGGAAATGGGTATGAGCAATTCTGTGTGTGACCCTGTGTGTGGTTTTGTGCTTCGGTGCATAGGATCAGACAGCTGTTCCTCCTTGAAAAAAGCTTGCCAAATAATCTTTTCTCTCCTACATTTCTGAATGGCACTGAAGAAAGAAGATTCCTCTATTTAACTGTGTGCTATGAGCAAGATGTTATTAAGGGTGTTTTCTGTGTGTGCACATACTATGCATGAATGAACATATACATTTGTGGTCTTAATGAGGTTTTGGACAGTGTTTATTTGAAGTTTGTGCTATCTCTCCATTCTGCCAGGAACCATCAAAAATATGAAGAGTCATGATAGCAACAAGCAATGATGCACTCATGCAAGAACATGATTTGTGTAGCTACATTTCATATTAATTATCATATTTCCCTTACTCTTTACTCACATCCATACAGGGGGAACTCCTAAAACGCTGTAGAGGAGAGAAATTAGTTGCAGTCCAAGAGACAAATTCATGAAGGGAATGTATGCACATCCTTGACATCCCCTATCTAAGTGCTAAAATAGGCATAGCTGTCTTTCACATGAGCTAACCCTGCAGGTGgctgctgttctgctgctgcctggcagcagTCCCTGCCCAGACAACTCTTACCAGCCTGGCACTTGTTTAACCCCAGATCCCATGGGATTTGTGCACAAGGTATtctccctgccagagctgcctgtgtgACCTGATCCAGCAGGATCCTCTGAACAGGCATGCCTCCACAGAACAGAGTGCCCCGTGCAATCCTGCTTTACTCAGCAGCTCAGTATTAGCTCTCTGACCTTGGATAGAGGCTTCCAAACCCCTTCTGCCCTCGGAGTCTCAGGTCCACATGTCCCATGTGCCAGAGGATTGCCAGCCAGCAGGCTCATTATAGGTGGGCATCTCTGCCACATTGGTCTACCACTGGTCCACTACTGCCAGAATCAGCAGGTACAAATCCGAAAGATGGAGCTGAATGTGACTTCTTCAGCCATAAAACAGGTGGTTGACCAGGGCTCAGATTCAGGGCATCTTTTAATAGCCAAAAGTGTGTTAAGCTTGATTAAAAGGAAATAAgttggattttttattttactataTGATTTACAATGCCAATATTATTAATAGAGTGAGGCCCTCTAGGCAGTGAGTGACTAGGTGACATAAGGGTCATTCAGAGACATACTGCATCTGACTCCTGTGAGGCATTCTTTAATTTTCACATTGTATGATTTGAGTATAGGTTGCTGAATACAGTGTTTATTGAATATTCAGTAGGAAAGAGCTTAAGGAATAGTAGCAGCCAAGGGACAGAAGATGAGAGAAATTCAGGAGAGGAGGGGGACAGAGAGAGTGAAAAGCAGAGAGGAGAGCTGCTCTCAGGCACcacactggctcagcagcagaaATCCTGGTATGCAGGAGATGCCAGTTGCTCACTCTAGTGATAAGTTAGTAAGATGCACAAGCTCCTTCTGTTACAGACCAGGGTGGTAAAGCACACTCATAACCAGTGGCAAACTCTTCAATGGAGATGCCCTATAGAGAGCATGAAGCTGTCAGTTCTAAGCTAAAACACTGAAGATTTTTATCTCTCTGTGTGCTGGGAATTTTTataagaaacagaagaaaataagcaTTTAACTATGCCTAGTTTTATTCTTGCAACCTCTGTGTTACTATGGACTTTTAAGAAAAGCACCATTTTGGTGAAGAGAAGTCTGCATGACTCAAGGAAACCTTAACCATGTCGACAGGAGATATTCCAAAAGAGCTTTTATCCATGTGGAAAATGCTAGCTCTGTAACATTGCCAAGACAGGTGTGAGCTTtggctccctgcagcaggagagcTTGCCACACATTCTTTGCCTGATTGAGAGCTAAAAGGGCCTGATTTCATTTCCGCAGGTGCTCACTGAAATCTCTCCAAACACATCTTCTTAACCTTTTCATTCAGAATGTAACCCTTCCTCCCCCCAGAACAAACACGCTCCAAGGAGCGGCTGATTCTGCAGTGGGGCATGAGTATTGTTCAGTGTCACTTTACAGAAGATGCTATAACAAGCTCATCACCAAAATATTTGAGCATCCTCCAGGAATGCTTTAAGCATTATCACTAACATTTGTCATCACTGATGCTTTGCTCCTCTCCCAGGAGAAGAAGAGTTTGCAAAGGAATGTTTTGCTTGGGGCTTATTTAGACTGAGGTGAAGAAATACATATTAATTGGCCACTGGCTATCACAAACTGTGGTACTTGAATTTTACAGGTATCTATTACAGGTTTATGTGAGGGAAAGTGAAGTCAAAGGAACGTGTTCATCACCTGGAATAGAAAGTGCAACAATTCCTAGTTTCTACAGAAGTTTGTTCCACAGTCCTCAGGCAGCTCCAGAGAAAAGTGCAATTTCAGCAGAGGCAAATTGTGCTGAAACTATTTTGGAGATCCAGGTTTATGAAAAACATTCTGTGTAAGAGCcatagattttcttttttttctgggggGCTCCCCAACAGTATTGATACTATCCTTTCCCCAAAGTGGCAGCTAAAAAGCAGTAGACTGACAGAACAAGTCAAGTGATCAGCAGACACCTCGCATTTTGATACATTTGCTAGCCTTGAATTGTTTTAAAACACAGTAGTTTGTAATTGTCCTGTAAGattccttcattttttgccAGTAACATGTCCTTTGTGACTGTCCTAGGTGCCAGGGGCACAACCCACTCATCAGGTTACACCAGCAGCGGGATCTCTGGTGGATCCAGGGCCTCTGACACAATGTCCAAGGAGGCCACAGCACATGGAGGTGGAGTTCCCAGGGGAGGCACAACTTCCACTGTCCAGTCCATCTGTAAGTGAGAGCCCTCTCAATAAAGATGAGTTCTGAGCACTCAGCAATACTTCAGTTCATTTACTGTACATTTACTAGATGAAGGGATGCAAGTAACAGGAGTGGCTGCTTTGTATTTGAAACAATATTTCTATGGTTTGTTTCTTTAAACTTGGTGGGAAGATGAAACTGGGGAATTAGTGAAAATAACTTTGCCACAAACTTGCAAAGGTATGAGTGGACAGCAGATTCAAAAATCTGAAACacagtgacagaaaaaaaaaaacccaacagactTTTAGATTATGCTTTCATCAGCACCACAGTGACAGTTCAATAGTTCTTTTTCAATTACAAATTTAGTATTAAACCAAGGGCTCCACACTTGAACATGCAAAGCAGATATAGTGGGAAAAAACAGTGAACCCTGAGAATGGAGTCATCAGACTGACAGACAGGAATCATTAGTTTACTTCTTGGAGCATTTCAGAACAGCTTAGCTTTCTTTCCTTTAAAGGAAATGCATTGGGTCAAAACCACAGGAATCTGCCTGCACTTACCAGCTCAAAG
This genomic window from Zonotrichia albicollis isolate bZonAlb1 chromosome 1, bZonAlb1.hap1, whole genome shotgun sequence contains:
- the LOC102065196 gene encoding uncharacterized protein LOC102065196, which translates into the protein MSDQNVRNAGFTPSGITGGSLASSLMSQEARASGGGVPSGGPTSTLQEMGARGTTHSSGYTSSGISGGSRASDTMSKEATAHGGGVPRGGTTSTVQSISMGGKGGRR